The Nostoc sp. 'Lobaria pulmonaria (5183) cyanobiont' genome window below encodes:
- a CDS encoding baeRF6 domain-containing protein, whose product MFPFNMPTHPAGPEVRQDPIRFKNLVKEAETRLIDAGLEEKNAIALLEKSHELDTQEFWEQMGEQGLAIFISENIFRYYTLPIDFQELVVVTDRFHIKPLLPILNGNGRFYILALSQQDVRFFEGTRYSINEVGVENLPKSLDKALQRDETAKEGQFRIATSKGGTSNTFSQPGTFHGQGSPEKDKHQEDILQFFQIVGGALHEKLRVQKAPLVLAGVEYLLPLYRQANTYQHLMDEAITGNPEILSAQELHNQAWPIVEADFQKSQQDALEQFHELFGGDTGKASNKLEEIVSAAYYQRVDSLLVAVGQQQWGLFDPTSETVYLHPEKEAGDEDLLDFVAAHTLLNGGTVYAIPFEQIPYSTAVAAIYRY is encoded by the coding sequence GTGTTTCCATTTAATATGCCAACGCACCCAGCCGGGCCAGAAGTGCGACAAGACCCAATTCGCTTTAAAAATTTGGTCAAGGAAGCGGAGACTCGTTTAATTGATGCGGGTTTGGAGGAGAAAAATGCGATCGCATTGTTAGAAAAATCCCATGAACTTGATACCCAAGAGTTTTGGGAGCAAATGGGAGAGCAAGGACTGGCGATTTTTATTTCTGAAAATATTTTTCGCTATTATACCCTGCCAATTGATTTTCAAGAGTTGGTCGTGGTTACAGACCGATTTCACATCAAGCCACTGCTGCCAATTTTAAATGGCAATGGTCGCTTCTATATACTGGCTTTGAGCCAACAAGATGTCAGGTTCTTTGAAGGAACACGCTACAGCATCAATGAAGTGGGAGTAGAAAATCTCCCTAAAAGTCTAGATAAAGCTTTGCAAAGAGACGAGACTGCTAAAGAAGGCCAGTTCCGCATCGCAACATCAAAAGGGGGAACCAGCAATACTTTTTCGCAACCAGGCACGTTTCACGGACAGGGAAGCCCTGAAAAGGATAAACACCAAGAAGACATCCTCCAATTCTTTCAAATTGTTGGTGGCGCATTACACGAGAAACTGCGAGTGCAAAAAGCGCCTTTGGTGTTGGCTGGGGTAGAGTATCTCTTGCCTCTCTATAGACAGGCAAATACTTACCAGCATTTGATGGATGAAGCTATCACCGGTAATCCAGAAATTCTCAGCGCCCAAGAGTTACATAACCAAGCTTGGCCGATTGTCGAGGCTGATTTTCAAAAGTCGCAACAAGATGCTTTAGAGCAATTTCACGAATTGTTTGGTGGTGATACTGGTAAAGCATCTAACAAGCTTGAAGAAATTGTCTCAGCAGCTTATTACCAACGCGTGGATTCATTACTAGTTGCAGTTGGTCAGCAACAGTGGGGTTTATTCGATCCAACCTCAGAAACGGTTTATTTGCACCCAGAAAAAGAAGCTGGTGATGAGGATTTGTTGGATTTTGTTGCTGCTCATACTTTATTAAATGGTGGCACGGTTTACGCTATTCCCTTTGAACAAATTCCATATAGCACAGCCGTTGCAGCGATTTATCGATATTGA
- a CDS encoding DUF1361 domain-containing protein, translating into MKEELIAKVVQVLRINMSWMTWNLFLAFIPLALSVWLFRMRRGGTWLWWLGFLVFYAFLPNAPYLLTDVIHLIDDIRTIQSVWMITLVLIPLYLLVILSGLEAYVISLINWGHYLHRIGKSQWIWRVETITHFLCAVGVYWGRFLRFNSWDFITQPDAVLTKGVEEILGKQPLVIIAITFVVLACLYWIMKRVTLGLSQSNSKIGINSGRTNSNTPNI; encoded by the coding sequence ATGAAAGAAGAATTGATAGCCAAAGTCGTGCAAGTCTTGCGAATTAATATGAGTTGGATGACTTGGAATTTGTTTCTGGCTTTTATACCTTTGGCTTTGAGTGTCTGGCTATTTCGCATGAGGCGCGGTGGCACTTGGCTTTGGTGGCTAGGATTCTTAGTTTTCTATGCTTTCTTACCAAATGCACCGTATTTGTTGACCGATGTAATTCACTTGATAGATGATATCCGCACGATTCAATCGGTGTGGATGATTACTTTAGTACTTATTCCTCTGTATTTGCTAGTAATTTTAAGTGGACTAGAAGCTTATGTAATATCGTTAATTAATTGGGGTCACTACTTACATCGCATCGGTAAGAGCCAATGGATTTGGCGCGTTGAGACAATTACACATTTTCTCTGTGCTGTTGGTGTTTATTGGGGACGATTTTTGCGTTTTAACAGTTGGGATTTTATTACTCAACCCGATGCCGTACTTACCAAGGGGGTAGAAGAAATTCTAGGAAAACAGCCCTTAGTGATTATTGCTATCACCTTTGTGGTACTTGCGTGTTTGTACTGGATTATGAAACGAGTAACTTTAGGTCTTAGCCAATCAAATAGCAAAATAGGGATAAACTCAGGACGCACAAACTCTAATACGCCAAACATTTGA